ACAACTCCCGTCGCACGACGCCGCTTCGGCATCGCGCTCAATTTACCTTTCGATGGGAGGATTTTAGAGAGACCGACCTCGCGGATAAATACCGCGAACGCGAAGTCACTTGTCCAGCAAACCGAACAATCCCGTCAGGATGTCCGCGCCGCACGCCCGTGAAAGCCCGCATTCTCAAGCCCGGCAAGGCTTCCGGGCTTGCGTGCGCGACGGCCGGCAAGTTCAGGAGGCGTCGGCCACGTTGACCTGCGCGTCCCACAAACCGCGGGCATACGCACTGGCCCCGACCGGACGGCTGTAAAGATAGCCCTGCTGCTTGTCGCAATCGATCGCGCGCAGGAACGCCGCCTGTTCGGCGGTTTCCACCCCTTCGGCGGTGACGTTCATGCCGAGCGAGTGCGCCATCGCCACCACTGCCTGGGTAATCGCAATCGAATCGCGATGATCCGGCAAACCCGCGACGAACGAGCGATCGATTTTCAGGTTATGCAGCGGGAAGCGCTTCAGATACGACAGCGACGAATAGCCGGTGCCGAAATCGTCGACGGAAATGCGCACGCCCATGTCGTTCAGCGCGCTCAGCATCGGCAAGACGGTTTCGCTGTCGCTCATCAGCAGCCGTTCGGTGATCTCCAGCTCCAGCGCCGTCGGTTCGAGCCCCGACTGCGCGAGACAGCGTTCGATCCGCTCCACCAGGCCGTCGTTGAACTGCCGCGGCGACAGGTTCACCGCGACGATCAGCTCCGGCGCCAGCGTGCGCCGCCATTGCGCCACCTGCTCGCAGGCCCGCGCCAGCACGAAGTCGCCGATTTCGACGATCAGCCCGGCATCTTCCGCCACGGGGATGAATTCCCCCGGCGACACGTTGCCCAATTCGCTGTTGTACCAGCGCAGGAGCGCCTCCGCGCCGATCGTGCGGCCGTCGTGGCTGTCGACGATCGGCTGGTACACGAGGCTCAGTTCGTTGGCGGCGAGCGCGCGCCGCAGCGACTGCTCGATCGTAAAGCGGCGCTGCAGATGCTGATTCAGCTCGGCGGTGAAGAACTGGAAGTTGTTGCGGCCGCGCTGCTTGGCGTGATACATCGCCGAATCGGCGTTGCGCATGAGCGTTGCCACGTCCTGGCCGTCTTCGGGAAAACGGCTGATGCCGATCGACGCGCCCAGGTAGTACTCGTTATCCGCCACCGCGAACGGCACCGCGATCATGTCGAGGATGCGGCGCGCGAGGCCGATCAGATGCCCGGTATTTTCATACGCGCTGACCACGATCACGAACTCGTCGCCGCCCACGCGCGCGAGCGTGTCCTCGGGCGAGATGCACGCCGAGAGGCGCTCCGCCACGCTGCAGAGCAGGGAATCGCCGGCCTCGTGACCCGCCGTGTCGTTGACCTTCTTGAAGCCGTCCAGGTCGACGAACAGCACGGCGACGCTCGCCAGTTCGCCCATGCCGGACGCCATGTCCGGCGTGAACAGATCGCGCATCCGCTCGGTGAGATAGGCGCGGTTGTAGAGGCCGGTGAGCGAATCGCGGGTGGCGAGGAACTTGAGTTGGCGCTGCGCCTCGCGCACGGGTCCGATGTCGGTAAACGAAATCAGCACCGAACTCGGCTCGCTCTCGCCCGGCTTGATGATCGGCACGACGTTCTCGGTGATCCAGACGATGTCGCCGCCTATCAGTTCCACGCCGATCGTGACGCCGAGCACGGGTTTGCCGGTTGTCAGCACCTGCGCGGTCGGGCGGACGGTATCGGCGACGAGCGAGCCGTCCTCGTGATACGCGCGCACCATCACCGTATAAATACTGCGGCCGACGATCTGCGGGGTCGCACGCAAAATGCGCTGCGCGCTCGGATTGCAGGCGAGCACGATGCCCCCGCGCGACTGCACGACGATCCCTTCGATCAGGTGATCGACCACCAGCCGGTGATGCTCCTCGCTGTGCGCGAGGCGCTGGACCATGGTGTCCTGATGCACGGCGAGACCGACGCTGTGGCCGATGTCACGCAGCATCGCTTCTTCCTCGGCGCTCGGACGGCGCGGCACGCGGTAGTAGACCGCGAAGGCGCCGAGCACCACGCCGGAATCGTTTTCAAAGGGCACCGACCAGCAAGCCCGCAGGCCGAGCGGCAATGCGAGGTGCCGGAAGTCGGCCCACAGCGGATCGGTTTCGATATCCTCGACGACGACGAGGCGCCGCTCGTACATAGCGGTGCCGCACGAGCCGACCCGTGGACCGATCGCCGCGCCGTCGATCGCCGCGCTGAAATGCGCCGGCAGCGACGGCGCGCCACCCACTCTGGCGTGCACGCCGTCGGGATCGAGCAACAGGATTGAACAGGACGCGCCTTCCCCCAGCAGCGCTTCCGCGCGGCGGCATACTTCGTCAAGCAATTCCGGCAGCGGCGTGTTGCGGGTGATCAACCGCAACACCGTGCGCTCCGATGCCAGCACCCCTTCAGCGAGATTCGATCCATAGCGGCCTTCAGGCGCTGGTCCCAGCGTGTTTTCTGATGTCGCTTCGCAAGTCATATGTGCGCCCCCTAACCCGACATCGGCAACTTAGTGTACGCGGCACACCGGGGTTTACGCGAGGCCGGTGAATTTAATTCGTCGCGGATGGGAGACGGCTTGGCGAATTGGGCCAGTTGATGGCTTGGGGAAGCGGCGCAAAGGGCTTGCTGGAGCGGGTGATGGCGCCTTCGGGCGGGCGCCGCGCGGGCAGGGTTCGGGTTCAGCCGTCGCCTCTTGCGGAGGCGGAACCCGAATTACGCTGAGACGCTTCGCGGCGACTTGCCGGAATCGCGCTCAGCCGTGCTGATCCGGCGGGCGGCCGCCGCCGCCGCCACCACCGCCGCCGTGTTCTCCACCGCCGTTGCCGCCGTTGCCACCGCCCTGTCCTCCACCGCCCGGCGGCCTGCCTCCGCCACCTTGCGGAGGACCGCCTTGAGGCCGCCCACCCGCGTTGCCCTGTGGACCACCGGGAGGCCGCCCACCTGCGTTACCGGATGGCTGACCGCCCGGCGGACGCCCGCCTGCATTGCCCGATGGCTGGCCACCCGGCGGACGCCCGCCCGCATTGCCCGATGGCTGCCCGCCCGGTGGCCGTCCGTCCGCATTGCCCGAAGGCTGGCCGCCCGGTGGCCGTCCGCCTGCATTATCCGATGGCTGGCCACCCGGTGGCCGTCCGCCCGCGTTGCCCGATGGCTGGCCACCCGGCGGACGCCCACCAATATTCCCTGGCGGCGGTCCACTCGGCGGCCTTCCCCCGCCGTGCCCCGGCGGCGGGCCGCCCGGCGGTCTTCCTCCACCATGCCCCGGGGGCGGCCCACCCGGCGGTCTTCCCGCGCCGGGGCGCGGTGGAGGCGGCGGCGGATGATGCGCCCAGCGCGATTGCTGGCCGTACCAAGGCCGGCCGCGATAATAGTCGCCCCAATACGAGCCGATCGAAAACGTCACGATCGGCAGCCCGATTACCGTGCCGTAGTTCATCACGGGCACGTTGGCGCCCTGATAGGGATAACTGAGCGACCCTGCATACACCCAGCCACGCAAGTTGGGCGCCGCGACATCGCACCATTGATAGTTGCTGATGCACCCCATGACGCTCAACGGCACACCGCCTGGCAATTGCGTCACGACCGGGTAATCCGGCGCCGGACCCGCGCGCACGTTGACGGTGGTGTTGGTGTAGGCCTGCGACTGCGCGCAGGCCACCGCGGGCAGGGCCAGCACGCCGGCCGCCGCATACAGACATCGAACGAGGTGTTGTTTCATTCTTTCTCCCGTTTCATGGGCCGCGTTTGTCTTGCCGGCCTGTCCTGCTGGTGTGGTGAGTGCTACTTCCGGTCCCCGCACGGCACGCCGCATCGCCATGTATTGCCGCGCGGTGCGTCTGCTCACAGGCCAGTTGCACGGCACATGCCTGAAAGCGTTCAGTCAACCTGCCGCGTCGATTCCCGCCGTCCCCGTGAGGCAAGATTTGGTAACCACCCACCTGAAGTCACGCGTTTTTCGGGCGTCCGTGTTCCGGCAACTCGGCCGATCATCCATTGCATGAAAAAGCCATGCACTGCCGGGACCGCAATGACAATCATCCGCCCACTTCTGATCGCCGCGCTGATGCTCGCGCATCCCGTCGCCCACGCCACCAGCTTCGACTGCAACAGGGGACGCTCGCTAACCGAGAAGATGATTTGCAACGACCCCGCGCTCTCGAAGCTCGACGACACGCTGGGGCAACTGTACTGGAAAGCGCGTCGGCGGGTCACCAACCGGCGCGCCTTTCTCACCGACAGCGACAGCAAGTGGGCATGGCGTGAAGCGAACTGCCGCGATGCGGCGTGTCTGGGGACGTGGTACGCGACGCGTATCGGGGAACTGCAGACGCTGATCGAAAGCATGCAAACCAGAACGCCGCTGCCATCCTCCACACCGGTTGAACCGGACACGCGACGCAGGCCGCTCATGGCGCCCGCGCAACCCACCGAGGTGGCGATGCGTCAGTGCACGGCGGCGAATCCTGGGATCGTGGTGAACGAGCAGTGTTCCACCGTGCTCAAGGAGACCAGCGGTCAGTGGAAACATCAACCGCACGGCGGCGACTGGTTCTGCGGCGTCGCGATGCTGGCGCCGGCGGAAATGCAGGCGGACGCCGCGCAATGACAAAGCTGTTTTGCATGCCGGCGCAGCGGCGCCGAGCACGCAAGCACGGTTGCAACTTCGCGGTTCTCTCGCGAAGGCGCGCCAAGCGCTGCTAGCGGCCGCTCCAGAATCCGCGCTGAACCTCCATCACCTCGGCTTCCACTTCGGGCACCGGCCCGATCACCTCGACCGGTTTCTGGCAATGATCGAAGACATACCGGCAGTCCACGCTCATGGTCGGATTCTCGGCGTGATCGCCGGTCGCCTCCAGCAAGCGCTTCTCGGTCATGCCGAACACGACCCGGCCGATGTTGGCCCAATACATCGTCCCGGCACACATGCAGCACGGTTCGACCGACGTGTACAGCGTGCAACTCCACAAATACTCAGGCGTGAAGTTCAACGCCGCCACGCGCGCCAAGACCGACTCGGCGTGATTCACCGTGTCGACGTTGCCCTGCTCCATCAGCACCGTCTCCTGGTCGGGTCCGACCAGCACCGCGCCGAACGGATGATGTCCTAGCAGCGTCGCCCGTTCGGCGACCCGGCTCGAATGCCGCAGATGCCGCACGATCTGCTCGTGCGTGGGCGTCAAACCCTGCGGCGGATAGTTGGCGGCCGTTGCGGCGGCCTCCGTCGAAACCGTCAGACTCACGGGCGATCTCCTTGAATAATAGTTAGATTAGCGAAGCAAATTTTTACTTCGGCAGCGACCCATCCACGCCTTGGACGAACCAGTTCAAACGCAGCAGTTCCGGATCGCTCAGCGACTTGCCGGCGGCGACCTTCACCGCGCCGGACTGATCCGTGATCGGACCGGCAAACGGATTGAACTTGCCGGAGATGATGTCATCGCGCTTCTGGCTCAACGCCTTTTGCGCGGCCGGCGAAACGGCGTCGGTGTTGATGTCGGCGAGGTCGATCGCTTTCTCCTTCAGCCCCCACCACACCGGCGTGTTATTCCATGAGCCCGCCATCACCTGATCCACCAGATGCGTGTAGTACACACCCCAGTTGCTCACGCAGGCGCCCAGTTGCGCATTCGGCCCGAACTTCTTCATGTCCGAATCCCAGCCGAACGCATGCACCTTCTTCTGCTCGGCGGTCTGCATCGTCGCGGTGGAATCGGTGTTCTGGATCAGCACGTCGGCGCCCTGGCCGATCAGCGTTTCGGCCGCCTGCTTTTCGCGGCCCGGATCGAACCAGCTATTGATCCACACCACCTTCACGCGCGCATTCGGATTGACCGAGCGAGCGCCCATCGTGAACGCGTTGATGTTACGCACGACCTCGGGCACCGGCACGGAGCCGACAAAGCCGAGCGTGTTCGACTTTGTCGTATAGCCCGCGACGAGTCCCGCCAGGTAGGCGCTCTGATAAGTGCGCACGTCATAGGTGGCGAAGTTGGCGGCCTTCTTGTAGCCGGTGGCATGTTCGAACACGGCATCGGGAAAGTCCTTGGCGACCTTCAACTCGAAATCCTGAAAGCCGAAGCTCGAACCCACCACGATCTTGTTGCCCTTTGATGCCAGATCGCGGAACACGCGCTCCGAATCCGCCGACTCCGGCACGTTCTCGACGCGCGTCACCTTGACCTTGTCGCCGAATTTCGCTTCGAGCGCTTTCACGCCCTGCTCGTGCGCGTAAGTCCAGCCGGCGTCGCCCGGATTGCCGAGATAGACGAAGGCGATGCCGATCGGCTGCGT
The nucleotide sequence above comes from Paraburkholderia aromaticivorans. Encoded proteins:
- a CDS encoding SH3 domain-containing protein, whose product is MKQHLVRCLYAAAGVLALPAVACAQSQAYTNTTVNVRAGPAPDYPVVTQLPGGVPLSVMGCISNYQWCDVAAPNLRGWVYAGSLSYPYQGANVPVMNYGTVIGLPIVTFSIGSYWGDYYRGRPWYGQQSRWAHHPPPPPPRPGAGRPPGGPPPGHGGGRPPGGPPPGHGGGRPPSGPPPGNIGGRPPGGQPSGNAGGRPPGGQPSDNAGGRPPGGQPSGNADGRPPGGQPSGNAGGRPPGGQPSGNAGGRPPGGQPSGNAGGRPPGGPQGNAGGRPQGGPPQGGGGRPPGGGGQGGGNGGNGGGEHGGGGGGGGGRPPDQHG
- a CDS encoding putative bifunctional diguanylate cyclase/phosphodiesterase, producing MTCEATSENTLGPAPEGRYGSNLAEGVLASERTVLRLITRNTPLPELLDEVCRRAEALLGEGASCSILLLDPDGVHARVGGAPSLPAHFSAAIDGAAIGPRVGSCGTAMYERRLVVVEDIETDPLWADFRHLALPLGLRACWSVPFENDSGVVLGAFAVYYRVPRRPSAEEEAMLRDIGHSVGLAVHQDTMVQRLAHSEEHHRLVVDHLIEGIVVQSRGGIVLACNPSAQRILRATPQIVGRSIYTVMVRAYHEDGSLVADTVRPTAQVLTTGKPVLGVTIGVELIGGDIVWITENVVPIIKPGESEPSSVLISFTDIGPVREAQRQLKFLATRDSLTGLYNRAYLTERMRDLFTPDMASGMGELASVAVLFVDLDGFKKVNDTAGHEAGDSLLCSVAERLSACISPEDTLARVGGDEFVIVVSAYENTGHLIGLARRILDMIAVPFAVADNEYYLGASIGISRFPEDGQDVATLMRNADSAMYHAKQRGRNNFQFFTAELNQHLQRRFTIEQSLRRALAANELSLVYQPIVDSHDGRTIGAEALLRWYNSELGNVSPGEFIPVAEDAGLIVEIGDFVLARACEQVAQWRRTLAPELIVAVNLSPRQFNDGLVERIERCLAQSGLEPTALELEITERLLMSDSETVLPMLSALNDMGVRISVDDFGTGYSSLSYLKRFPLHNLKIDRSFVAGLPDHRDSIAITQAVVAMAHSLGMNVTAEGVETAEQAAFLRAIDCDKQQGYLYSRPVGASAYARGLWDAQVNVADAS
- a CDS encoding lysozyme inhibitor LprI family protein; translated protein: MTIIRPLLIAALMLAHPVAHATSFDCNRGRSLTEKMICNDPALSKLDDTLGQLYWKARRRVTNRRAFLTDSDSKWAWREANCRDAACLGTWYATRIGELQTLIESMQTRTPLPSSTPVEPDTRRRPLMAPAQPTEVAMRQCTAANPGIVVNEQCSTVLKETSGQWKHQPHGGDWFCGVAMLAPAEMQADAAQ
- a CDS encoding BMP family ABC transporter substrate-binding protein, which produces MKTTLARALHHSLRIKTVRTVLAAALGATLAFSAVGASAAATQPIGIAFVYLGNPGDAGWTYAHEQGVKALEAKFGDKVKVTRVENVPESADSERVFRDLASKGNKIVVGSSFGFQDFELKVAKDFPDAVFEHATGYKKAANFATYDVRTYQSAYLAGLVAGYTTKSNTLGFVGSVPVPEVVRNINAFTMGARSVNPNARVKVVWINSWFDPGREKQAAETLIGQGADVLIQNTDSTATMQTAEQKKVHAFGWDSDMKKFGPNAQLGACVSNWGVYYTHLVDQVMAGSWNNTPVWWGLKEKAIDLADINTDAVSPAAQKALSQKRDDIISGKFNPFAGPITDQSGAVKVAAGKSLSDPELLRLNWFVQGVDGSLPK
- a CDS encoding nucleoside deaminase, whose protein sequence is MSLTVSTEAAATAANYPPQGLTPTHEQIVRHLRHSSRVAERATLLGHHPFGAVLVGPDQETVLMEQGNVDTVNHAESVLARVAALNFTPEYLWSCTLYTSVEPCCMCAGTMYWANIGRVVFGMTEKRLLEATGDHAENPTMSVDCRYVFDHCQKPVEVIGPVPEVEAEVMEVQRGFWSGR